From one Bacteroides fragilis NCTC 9343 genomic stretch:
- a CDS encoding SusC/RagA family TonB-linked outer membrane protein — protein MKKVLFILLGCLLSFNVMAQVKAISGLVTDVTGEPVIGASVVEVGTTNGVITDLNGKFSLKVAPNSQFLVSYIGYKQQTIKVGSESTYNIVLKEDAEVLDEVVVVGYGSQKKVNVTGAVGMVSAEALEARPVANASQALQGVVPGLNLTVGNNGGALDGTLNMNIRGAGTIGDGSGSSPLVLIDGIEGDLNTVNPNDIESVSVLKDAASASIYGARASFGVILVTTKSGKSGKTNVSYSGSARFSDAIGVPDIMDSYTFAQYFNRASANKGGGDIFAPAVMERIKAYQEGTLKATTVDNGAGIWQKWANANGDTDWFEEFYDHWAPSQEHNLSINGGTDKTQYLISGSFLDQKGLMRHGKDKFQRYTLNGKITTAVTDWFKVTYSTKWTREDFERPSYLTGNFFHNLARKWPVHPAYDPNGFPMDEGEVEQMENGGKQNSQKDFYTNQLQLVFEPIKNWKINLDGSVRTTTQYQHWEVLPVYAYNVAGDPYYTVWDMGYGSYAAGSSRVNEYSWKENYYTTNIYSDYFKQFDNGHYFKVMAGFNAELYKTRNITAEKNTLITPGVPTINTATDDPQAYGGYADNSVAGFFARVNWSYKDRYMFEANGRYDGSSRFVGKERWGFFPSFSAGWNIAREPFMESFAEKINMGSLKLRASWGQLGNTNTNDAWYPFYQTMPVGSNYGWLVNGERPNYATNPGIVSSKKTWETVETWDVGLDWSFFNNRLSGSFDYFVRYTYDMIGPAPELSSLLGTSVPKINNSDMKSYGFELEVNWRDRIGEVSYGAKFVLSDDQQKILRYPNDSYDVGSYYKGEHLNDIWGLTTIGIAKSQEEMDAHLAKVDQSSVGTNWGVGDIMYADLDGDGKISNGTNKLGDTGDYRIIGNSTPRFKYGITLDAAWKGFDFSIFMQGIGKRDLWLDGCYFWGANGQGNEWQSTGFAEHWDFFRPEGDPLGANLNSYYPRVNFSGDRNTKVQTRYLQNGAYLRLKNVQLGYTLPRVWTEKAGISSVRVYVSGDNLATITSLSKIFDPEATGSLAGTGSGKLYPLQRVISVGVNVNF, from the coding sequence ATGAAAAAAGTCCTTTTTATTTTGTTGGGCTGTTTGCTATCGTTTAATGTGATGGCACAGGTAAAGGCGATTTCGGGACTGGTAACAGATGTTACTGGGGAGCCCGTTATTGGGGCAAGTGTTGTAGAAGTGGGAACCACTAATGGAGTAATTACTGATTTAAACGGTAAGTTCTCGTTAAAGGTGGCACCTAATTCACAATTCTTGGTGAGCTATATTGGCTACAAGCAACAAACAATTAAAGTTGGCTCTGAAAGCACTTATAATATTGTGCTGAAAGAGGATGCGGAGGTTTTGGATGAAGTTGTTGTAGTCGGTTATGGTTCGCAAAAGAAGGTGAACGTTACAGGGGCTGTAGGTATGGTTAGTGCCGAGGCGTTGGAAGCGCGTCCGGTGGCAAATGCTTCACAAGCATTGCAGGGTGTTGTTCCCGGCTTGAACCTTACTGTTGGTAATAACGGTGGCGCCCTTGATGGAACGTTAAACATGAATATTCGTGGAGCCGGAACGATTGGTGATGGATCGGGTTCATCCCCACTGGTTTTGATTGATGGCATTGAGGGGGATTTGAATACTGTCAATCCCAATGATATCGAATCTGTTTCGGTATTGAAGGATGCTGCATCCGCTTCTATTTATGGTGCAAGAGCTTCATTCGGTGTAATTCTTGTAACAACGAAGAGTGGTAAGAGCGGTAAGACCAATGTGTCATATAGCGGTAGTGCTCGTTTCTCAGACGCTATTGGTGTACCGGATATTATGGATTCTTACACTTTTGCTCAGTACTTCAATCGTGCTTCTGCCAATAAGGGTGGTGGTGACATTTTTGCCCCTGCTGTAATGGAGCGTATCAAAGCTTATCAAGAGGGAACGCTGAAAGCTACTACTGTTGATAATGGAGCAGGCATTTGGCAAAAATGGGCTAACGCGAATGGAGATACGGATTGGTTTGAAGAATTCTATGATCATTGGGCACCATCTCAGGAGCATAATCTTAGTATTAATGGTGGTACGGATAAGACTCAATACCTGATCAGCGGAAGTTTCCTGGATCAGAAAGGTTTGATGCGTCATGGAAAAGACAAATTTCAACGCTACACGCTGAACGGTAAGATTACAACGGCTGTCACTGATTGGTTTAAGGTGACATATTCTACTAAATGGACCCGTGAGGATTTTGAGCGTCCTTCTTATCTGACCGGAAACTTTTTCCATAACTTAGCTCGTAAATGGCCTGTACATCCGGCTTATGATCCGAATGGATTCCCTATGGATGAGGGTGAAGTGGAGCAGATGGAAAATGGTGGAAAGCAAAACAGTCAGAAAGATTTTTATACGAATCAGTTGCAACTGGTTTTCGAACCTATTAAAAACTGGAAAATCAATCTTGACGGTAGTGTACGTACCACTACTCAATATCAGCATTGGGAAGTATTGCCTGTTTATGCTTATAATGTAGCCGGAGATCCTTATTATACAGTGTGGGATATGGGATATGGTTCTTATGCGGCAGGTTCTTCTCGAGTGAATGAATATAGTTGGAAGGAAAATTATTATACTACAAATATTTATTCGGATTATTTCAAGCAGTTCGATAACGGACATTATTTTAAAGTGATGGCCGGTTTTAATGCAGAGTTATATAAAACCAGAAACATTACGGCTGAAAAAAATACTTTGATTACCCCGGGGGTACCTACTATTAATACGGCAACTGATGATCCGCAGGCTTATGGTGGTTATGCTGACAACTCAGTAGCCGGTTTCTTTGCGCGTGTTAACTGGAGTTATAAAGACCGTTATATGTTTGAGGCTAATGGTCGATATGATGGTTCTTCCCGCTTCGTAGGAAAAGAACGTTGGGGATTCTTCCCATCATTCTCTGCCGGTTGGAATATTGCTCGCGAACCATTTATGGAAAGTTTTGCTGAAAAGATCAATATGGGAAGTTTAAAGTTGAGAGCTTCTTGGGGGCAGCTGGGTAATACGAATACCAATGATGCGTGGTATCCATTTTATCAAACGATGCCTGTAGGGTCTAATTACGGCTGGCTAGTAAATGGCGAACGTCCTAACTATGCTACAAATCCGGGTATTGTCAGCTCTAAGAAAACTTGGGAGACAGTGGAGACTTGGGATGTCGGTTTGGATTGGTCTTTCTTCAATAACCGTTTATCCGGTTCATTCGACTATTTCGTACGTTATACTTATGATATGATCGGCCCGGCTCCCGAACTTTCAAGTTTGTTGGGAACTTCAGTTCCGAAGATTAACAACTCGGACATGAAATCGTATGGTTTTGAGTTGGAGGTAAATTGGAGAGATCGGATCGGTGAAGTTTCTTATGGAGCAAAATTTGTACTTTCTGATGACCAACAGAAGATTCTGCGCTATCCGAATGACTCGTATGATGTAGGTTCGTATTATAAAGGTGAACATTTGAACGATATTTGGGGATTGACAACAATCGGTATTGCTAAATCACAGGAAGAGATGGATGCTCATTTGGCAAAAGTCGATCAATCTTCTGTTGGAACCAATTGGGGTGTCGGTGATATTATGTATGCCGATTTGGATGGTGACGGAAAAATCAGTAACGGAACCAATAAATTAGGAGATACGGGCGATTATCGTATTATCGGTAATTCGACTCCTCGTTTTAAATATGGTATTACACTGGATGCTGCCTGGAAAGGATTCGATTTCAGCATTTTTATGCAGGGGATCGGAAAACGTGACCTATGGCTGGACGGATGTTATTTCTGGGGAGCCAACGGACAAGGAAATGAGTGGCAGTCTACCGGCTTTGCCGAACATTGGGATTTCTTCCGTCCGGAGGGTGACCCGTTAGGTGCTAATTTGAATTCATATTATCCGCGCGTCAACTTTAGTGGGGATCGTAATACCAAGGTTCAGACGCGTTATTTACAGAATGGGGCATATCTGCGTTTGAAGAATGTTCAGTTGGGTTATACATTGCCTCGGGTATGGACAGAGAAAGCCGGAATATCTTCTGTACGTGTATATGTTTCGGGTGATAACCTGGCAACTATAACCAGTCTTTCTAAGATTTTCGATCCGGAAGCTACCGGAAGTTTGGCCGGAACAGGATCCGGTAAGTTGTATCCTTTGCAAAGAGTGATATCTGTTGGTGTTAACGTTAATTTTTAA
- a CDS encoding RagB/SusD family nutrient uptake outer membrane protein: MKLKIKNLFVQACFVAGGVMALTSCNDFLDREPLSSVTPEVYFQTVDHFAAYSIARYQNYFPSHGGYGAGIANNDGGTDNMVAGGRSSRYVKGLWKVPSSDGNWSFSNIRYCNYFFENAVPKYEAGEVAGADADIRHYIGEMHLMRALVYYNLLRTYGDFPIVTEVLPDDKTVLMEKGVRQPRNLVARFILKDLDDAANMMYSKGFKNNTRLNRETALLIKSRVALYEASFERYHKGTGRVPGDDNWSGKKVHSNFSLDVEAEVDFFLTEAMKAAEEVADKITLTPNTKVEDPASPSITSGWNPYFEMYANVDLSGYDEVLFWRQYAKTGSFSIMHGTPAWIASGSNHGLLKSYVESFLMQDGLPWYAASSAAPYKGDATLDDVKANRDNRLQLFMFGESNFVPVYSTEEPGTVKMFAPHPVSNREEMRDQTGYRIRKYASFDMAQNVWGKAESTTGCIIYRGVEAYLNYLEAYYMKNGNVTGKAAQYWRAVRERAGVDPDFTKTINATDLSQETDWGKYSGGQVVDATLLNIRRERRCEFIGEGMRWDDLVRWRSMDHLLTKNYIPEGCNFWDEMYKSANKDENGAEVTFKDSGEEGSNISSRSFKYLRPYAILKTNNDVYDGYTWQKAHYLNPVPVREMELLSPDEKAETSVLYQNPYWSTKIGEVAEE; the protein is encoded by the coding sequence ATGAAGCTTAAAATAAAAAATCTGTTTGTACAAGCATGTTTTGTTGCGGGAGGGGTAATGGCGCTCACGTCCTGTAATGACTTTCTTGATAGAGAACCTCTTTCTTCTGTCACACCGGAAGTCTACTTTCAAACGGTGGATCACTTTGCCGCTTATTCCATAGCGAGGTATCAAAACTATTTTCCTTCGCATGGTGGTTATGGAGCAGGTATAGCGAATAACGATGGTGGAACGGATAATATGGTGGCCGGAGGGCGTAGTAGTCGCTATGTAAAAGGGCTTTGGAAAGTTCCTTCCAGTGATGGTAACTGGAGTTTCAGCAATATCCGTTATTGCAACTACTTCTTTGAGAATGCTGTGCCTAAATATGAAGCGGGTGAGGTTGCCGGAGCAGATGCCGATATTCGTCATTATATTGGCGAAATGCATCTGATGCGTGCTCTTGTGTACTATAATTTATTGCGTACTTACGGTGACTTTCCGATCGTAACAGAGGTTTTGCCCGATGACAAAACGGTGCTGATGGAAAAAGGTGTCCGCCAACCTCGTAATCTGGTTGCCCGCTTTATCCTGAAAGATTTGGATGATGCTGCCAATATGATGTACAGTAAGGGATTTAAAAATAATACCCGTTTGAATCGTGAGACAGCTTTGCTGATTAAATCCCGGGTGGCACTGTATGAAGCTTCTTTTGAAAGATACCACAAGGGTACAGGGCGTGTACCGGGAGATGATAACTGGTCGGGAAAGAAAGTACATTCTAATTTCTCATTGGATGTAGAAGCTGAGGTTGACTTCTTCTTGACAGAAGCCATGAAGGCAGCGGAAGAAGTTGCAGATAAAATAACTTTGACCCCTAATACAAAGGTTGAAGATCCTGCTAGTCCTTCTATTACATCCGGATGGAATCCTTATTTTGAAATGTATGCCAATGTTGATTTAAGCGGCTATGACGAAGTGTTGTTCTGGCGTCAGTATGCAAAAACCGGTAGTTTCTCTATCATGCATGGTACTCCGGCATGGATTGCGTCCGGTTCTAATCATGGCTTGTTGAAAAGCTATGTTGAAAGCTTCTTGATGCAGGATGGTCTGCCTTGGTATGCGGCCAGTAGCGCAGCACCTTATAAGGGGGATGCTACATTGGATGATGTGAAGGCCAATCGCGATAACCGTCTTCAGTTGTTTATGTTTGGTGAAAGCAATTTTGTACCAGTATATTCGACCGAGGAACCGGGCACTGTGAAAATGTTTGCTCCGCATCCTGTATCTAACCGTGAAGAGATGAGAGACCAGACAGGATATCGTATTCGTAAATATGCCAGCTTTGATATGGCACAGAATGTATGGGGAAAAGCTGAGTCGACTACCGGATGTATTATTTATCGTGGCGTAGAGGCTTATCTGAATTATCTGGAAGCTTATTATATGAAGAATGGTAACGTTACAGGTAAAGCAGCTCAATATTGGAGAGCCGTTCGTGAACGTGCAGGCGTAGATCCTGATTTTACAAAAACAATCAATGCGACCGATTTGAGTCAGGAAACAGATTGGGGTAAATATTCGGGTGGACAAGTTGTAGACGCCACCTTATTAAATATTCGCCGTGAACGTCGTTGCGAATTTATTGGTGAAGGGATGCGTTGGGATGATTTGGTACGTTGGCGTTCAATGGATCATCTGCTGACAAAAAATTATATCCCTGAAGGATGTAATTTCTGGGATGAAATGTACAAATCGGCTAATAAAGATGAGAATGGTGCTGAGGTTACATTTAAAGATTCTGGTGAAGAAGGTTCTAATATCTCTTCACGCTCCTTTAAATACCTGCGTCCGTATGCTATTTTGAAAACCAATAATGATGTATACGATGGGTATACCTGGCAGAAGGCACATTATCTCAATCCTGTGCCGGTTCGTGAGATGGAATTGCTGTCTCCGGATGAAAAAGCAGAGACATCTGTATTGTATCAGAATCCTTATTGGTCAACTAAGATTGGGGAAGTGGCTGAAGAATAA
- a CDS encoding sialidase family protein — protein MKKAVILFSLFCFLCAIPIVQAADTIFVRETRIPILIERQDNVLFYLRLDAKESQTLNDVVLNLGEGVNLSEIQSIKLYYGGTEALQDSGKKRFAPVGYISSNTPGKTLAANPSYSIKKSEVTNPGNQVVLKGDQKLFPGINYFWISLQMKPGTSLTSKVTADIASITLDGKKALLDVVSENGIEHRMGVGVRHAGDDNSAAFRIPGLVTTNKGTLLGVYDVRYNSSVDLQEHVDVGLSRSTDGGKTWEKMRLPLAFGEFGGLPAGQNGVGDPSILVDTKTNNVWVVAAWTHGMGNQRAWWSSHPGMDMNHTAQLVLAKSTDDGKTWSAPINITEQVKDPSWYFLLQGPGRGITMSDGTLVFPTQFIDSTRVPNAGIMYSKDGGKNWKMHNYARTNTTEAQVAEVEPGVLMLNMRDNRGGSRAVAITKDLGKTWTEHESSRKALPESVCMASLISVKAKDNVLGKDLLIFSNPNTTKGRYNTTIKISLDGGVTWSPEHQLLLDEGNNWGYSCLSMIDKETIGILYESSVAHMTFQAVKLKDIIK, from the coding sequence ATGAAAAAAGCCGTAATTCTATTTTCGCTTTTCTGTTTTCTGTGTGCTATACCGATAGTTCAAGCAGCAGATACCATTTTTGTTCGTGAAACACGTATTCCTATTTTGATAGAAAGGCAGGATAATGTCTTATTCTATCTCCGTTTGGATGCTAAAGAGAGCCAGACCCTGAACGATGTAGTGTTAAACTTGGGTGAAGGAGTGAATCTTTCTGAAATTCAGTCCATAAAGCTTTATTATGGAGGTACTGAAGCATTGCAGGATAGTGGTAAAAAACGTTTTGCTCCTGTTGGATATATTTCCAGTAACACTCCGGGGAAAACACTTGCCGCCAATCCGTCTTATTCAATCAAAAAATCGGAGGTGACTAATCCCGGTAATCAGGTTGTTCTGAAAGGAGATCAGAAACTGTTTCCCGGAATCAATTATTTCTGGATTAGTTTGCAAATGAAGCCGGGCACTTCGCTTACCAGCAAGGTGACTGCGGATATCGCTTCAATTACTTTGGATGGCAAAAAAGCCCTGTTGGATGTAGTTTCAGAAAATGGGATAGAACACCGTATGGGAGTAGGAGTGCGCCATGCCGGAGACGATAATTCTGCCGCATTCCGTATTCCGGGATTGGTGACTACTAATAAAGGTACGTTACTGGGAGTTTATGATGTACGTTATAACAGTAGTGTTGACTTGCAGGAGCATGTTGATGTTGGTTTAAGCCGCAGTACAGATGGTGGAAAAACTTGGGAAAAAATGCGTTTGCCTTTGGCTTTTGGAGAATTCGGTGGTCTGCCTGCCGGTCAGAATGGGGTAGGAGACCCTTCTATCCTTGTTGATACAAAAACAAATAATGTTTGGGTGGTTGCTGCCTGGACCCATGGTATGGGTAATCAGCGGGCATGGTGGAGTTCACATCCGGGTATGGATATGAACCATACAGCACAACTTGTTTTAGCTAAAAGTACAGATGATGGTAAAACATGGTCTGCACCTATTAATATTACAGAGCAGGTGAAAGATCCTTCTTGGTATTTCTTGTTGCAGGGACCGGGTAGGGGTATCACTATGAGTGACGGTACTTTGGTATTCCCAACTCAGTTTATCGATTCGACACGTGTGCCCAATGCCGGTATTATGTACAGTAAAGATGGTGGCAAGAACTGGAAGATGCACAATTATGCACGTACGAACACCACAGAAGCCCAGGTAGCTGAGGTCGAACCCGGAGTGTTGATGTTGAATATGCGTGATAATCGCGGAGGAAGCCGCGCTGTGGCTATTACAAAAGATTTGGGTAAAACATGGACGGAACATGAATCTTCTCGTAAGGCATTGCCGGAATCTGTTTGTATGGCTAGTTTGATCAGTGTGAAAGCAAAAGATAATGTGTTGGGCAAGGATTTATTGATTTTCTCTAATCCTAATACGACAAAAGGACGCTATAATACTACTATTAAAATAAGTTTGGATGGCGGTGTGACTTGGTCACCCGAACATCAGCTGTTGTTGGATGAAGGCAATAACTGGGGTTATTCTTGCCTCTCTATGATTGATAAAGAGACGATTGGTATTCTTTATGAAAGTAGTGTGGCGCACATGACATTCCAGGCTGTGAAGTTGAAAGACATTATTAAATGA